The following proteins are encoded in a genomic region of Dehalococcoidia bacterium:
- a CDS encoding PIG-L deacetylase family protein, whose product MEVSVIKVMVVSPHPDDAEIGAGGTIASWVKQGREVFYVVCTNGDKGSSDPNMTSETLAKIRQQEQMEAAKILGVSEVIFLGYPDGGLEDTPAFRGEMVRLIRKHRPDVVLTTDPYRKYWWHRDHRITGTVTMDAIFPYARDHLSYPEHIAEGLTPHRVSEIYFWGSEEPDTFIDIGETFSIKLAALSCHVSQIGQHAEMLKQRIEERDSKIGQNQGVPVAEAFRRVELLY is encoded by the coding sequence ATGGAAGTATCGGTGATCAAAGTGATGGTAGTCAGCCCTCATCCCGATGACGCAGAGATCGGTGCTGGGGGAACCATAGCCTCCTGGGTTAAGCAAGGGCGAGAGGTATTCTATGTCGTCTGCACCAACGGCGACAAAGGGAGCTCAGATCCAAATATGACCTCGGAGACCCTGGCTAAAATCAGGCAGCAGGAGCAGATGGAAGCCGCCAAAATACTAGGTGTAAGCGAAGTTATATTTCTCGGCTACCCTGATGGAGGTTTGGAAGATACCCCCGCTTTTCGAGGGGAAATGGTGCGACTAATTAGAAAGCATCGTCCCGATGTCGTGCTAACAACTGACCCCTACCGTAAATACTGGTGGCACCGGGACCATCGTATTACCGGGACTGTCACAATGGATGCCATCTTCCCCTACGCCCGCGATCACCTATCCTATCCAGAGCATATAGCTGAGGGGCTGACACCGCACAGGGTAAGTGAGATCTACTTCTGGGGTTCGGAGGAGCCTGATACCTTTATCGACATCGGCGAAACCTTCTCTATCAAGCTGGCTGCTCTTAGCTGCCACGTCAGTCAGATAGGCCAACATGCCGAGATGTTAAAGCAGCGAATCGAGGAGAGGGATTCAAAGATAGGGCAAAACCAAGGGGTTCCAGTAGCAGAGGCATTCCGCAGGGTCGAATTACTATACTAG
- a CDS encoding GNAT family N-acetyltransferase translates to MFTIRNFHTHDLIPYVQLVNEIDEVDGLGKSTSVAQFKQRLEQPGYNWDEDLILAEIDSLIVGYADMVRELEIGRVILDIAVRSTYRGRGIGSRLLESDIDHGRKLGAKVIHIPIAQGVQPGEHFVRKRGFRVTRRHWQMSLTEYGVGALQIPSGFELRHFRPGDEESLCLLQNRVFTGSWGFRPNTVEEIRYLVNTGWCRPDGILFICEGQSKVGYCWMMDHPIDKKKGYIRMMGINPIYRDQGLGKAILVAGIKHLKKCGKKELELLVDSRNQSAKRLYQSVGFQKKGVTLWYQRNLCGY, encoded by the coding sequence TTGTTTACTATCCGCAACTTCCATACCCATGACCTAATCCCCTATGTTCAGCTAGTCAACGAGATAGATGAGGTAGATGGGTTAGGTAAATCTACCTCTGTGGCACAATTCAAGCAGCGCCTGGAGCAACCGGGGTATAACTGGGATGAGGACTTGATTCTCGCAGAAATAGATAGCCTTATAGTTGGCTATGCCGATATGGTGCGTGAACTGGAAATCGGCAGGGTAATCCTCGACATTGCCGTTAGATCGACATACCGTGGTCGGGGGATAGGCAGCAGGCTACTAGAAAGTGATATAGATCATGGCCGCAAGCTGGGGGCGAAGGTTATCCATATCCCTATAGCTCAAGGGGTGCAGCCTGGTGAGCACTTCGTTCGAAAAAGAGGCTTTCGAGTGACGCGTCGTCACTGGCAGATGAGCCTAACCGAATATGGAGTAGGAGCGCTCCAGATTCCAAGCGGCTTCGAGCTTCGCCACTTCCGCCCTGGTGATGAGGAAAGCCTGTGCTTGCTTCAGAACCGCGTATTCACAGGTAGCTGGGGATTTCGCCCTAATACAGTAGAAGAGATCCGTTACCTTGTAAACACAGGTTGGTGTCGTCCTGATGGTATCCTGTTTATCTGTGAGGGCCAAAGCAAGGTGGGCTATTGCTGGATGATGGATCACCCTATCGATAAGAAAAAGGGATACATACGAATGATGGGTATCAATCCCATTTATCGAGATCAAGGGTTGGGTAAAGCGATACTAGTGGCTGGAATCAAGCATCTTAAGAAATGCGGAAAGAAGGAGCTAGAGCTTCTGGTGGATAGCAGGAACCAAAGCGCCAAGCGCCTTTACCAGTCTGTGGGATTCCAAAAAAAGGGGGTAACGCTATGGTATCAAAGGAACCTTTGTGGTTATTAG
- a CDS encoding glycosyltransferase, with protein MRIAKICVNRCPLRPLGGKDTGGMHLYIRELSQELGRLGVEVDIFTRWHDDSESEVVEIGEKARLIHIAAGEQEDILKTDIYNILPQFSMNLIRYIESEGLVYDLLHSHYWLSALAAEQLQAQLMIPHVATFHTLGEVKNRARPAEMEPELRIKAERKAIATADCIIAVSPDEKDNLISIYGAQPDNVKVIPCGVDLGLFQPMDKEKVLCELGLSEHSNILLYVGRIEPFKGIDTLLRAMARLEDNKDLRFLIVGGDSDSDGELVRLRSLASKLGIEGRVIFWGAVEHEKMPIFYNAAHACVIASYYESFSLVAVEALACGTPVVAPRVGGLATIIKDGEAGYLIDEFSSEVFAQRLEWLLGDKELRRRMGNAARPSVIDYAWSIVARQVLGVYEELITTKVPLIP; from the coding sequence ATGCGAATCGCAAAGATATGTGTTAACCGCTGCCCGCTGAGGCCTTTGGGAGGCAAGGATACTGGAGGTATGCACCTTTACATACGAGAGCTCAGCCAGGAACTGGGGAGGCTGGGAGTGGAGGTGGATATATTCACCCGCTGGCATGACGACAGTGAGTCTGAGGTGGTGGAGATAGGCGAGAAGGCTCGTCTCATCCATATAGCGGCTGGTGAGCAGGAGGATATATTGAAGACGGATATCTATAATATTCTTCCCCAGTTCTCCATGAATCTCATCCGTTATATAGAGAGCGAAGGTTTAGTATACGACCTGTTGCACAGTCACTACTGGCTCTCGGCGTTGGCGGCGGAGCAACTCCAGGCTCAACTCATGATACCGCACGTTGCCACATTCCATACGTTAGGGGAAGTTAAGAATCGGGCTCGGCCTGCTGAAATGGAGCCAGAGCTGCGCATCAAAGCGGAAAGAAAGGCAATAGCGACAGCAGACTGTATAATCGCCGTTAGCCCCGATGAGAAGGATAACCTGATATCTATCTATGGCGCACAGCCTGACAATGTCAAGGTCATCCCTTGTGGAGTTGACCTTGGGCTTTTTCAACCCATGGATAAAGAAAAGGTGCTATGCGAGCTGGGTCTTTCAGAACACTCCAATATCCTACTTTACGTGGGCAGGATCGAGCCCTTCAAGGGAATCGATACCCTTCTACGTGCCATGGCACGCCTTGAGGACAATAAAGACCTGCGTTTTCTCATCGTGGGAGGAGATTCAGATAGCGATGGCGAATTGGTGCGTCTGCGTTCCCTGGCCAGTAAGCTGGGAATTGAAGGAAGGGTTATCTTTTGGGGTGCGGTGGAGCATGAAAAAATGCCAATATTTTACAATGCTGCCCATGCCTGCGTTATTGCCTCATATTATGAGAGCTTTAGTCTAGTGGCTGTTGAGGCTTTGGCTTGCGGCACACCGGTGGTAGCCCCGAGAGTGGGTGGCCTGGCGACAATTATCAAGGATGGGGAGGCAGGATATCTCATTGACGAGTTCTCGAGTGAGGTCTTTGCCCAGCGCTTGGAATGGCTACTGGGCGACAAAGAGCTCAGGCGGCGGATGGGAAATGCGGCACGCCCGTCAGTAATTGATTATGCTTGGTCTATAGTGGCACGTCAGGTTCTCGGCGTCTATGAAGAGCTAATAACCACAAAGGTTCCTTTGATACCATAG
- a CDS encoding GNAT family N-acetyltransferase has product MGYSIVLESFTDLEKTWRELLAACATNHIFLIPQWQRAWWQAFGNGSELLLLSVKRDTELIGIVPLMRHGENISFIGSSDVCDYMDFIVRRDEEDTVFSQLLDYLEPMNWNVIDLRSLLPNSLALRYFAFLAKQRNYLVEVTKEDVSPQVFLPSSWEKYLSQLERKDRHELRRKLRRLERAKSARFYTILKQEQLRQALEGFFELFKISGDAKAGFMSDQRRGFFETMAHSLSEEGHIRLSFLELGGIPVASALCFDYENELYLYNSGYNRDYASYSVGLIVKVFCIKEGISEGKKRFDFLRGAEPYKYDLGGQDVPLYRCLISRG; this is encoded by the coding sequence ATGGGCTATTCCATTGTGCTGGAGAGTTTCACCGATTTGGAAAAGACGTGGCGCGAGCTTCTGGCGGCTTGCGCCACAAATCATATCTTTCTAATACCCCAATGGCAGAGGGCATGGTGGCAGGCCTTTGGCAACGGGAGCGAACTATTGCTCCTCTCGGTGAAGCGGGATACAGAGCTTATTGGTATCGTTCCCTTGATGCGCCATGGTGAGAATATATCCTTCATCGGCAGTAGTGATGTTTGCGACTACATGGATTTCATAGTTCGACGAGATGAGGAAGACACCGTTTTTTCGCAGCTCTTGGATTATCTTGAACCCATGAATTGGAACGTTATCGATCTCCGGTCATTGCTTCCCAACTCACTCGCCCTGCGCTATTTTGCCTTCCTGGCGAAACAGAGGAACTATCTGGTCGAGGTGACGAAGGAAGATGTCAGCCCTCAGGTTTTCCTTCCTTCAAGCTGGGAGAAGTACCTATCTCAGCTGGAGAGGAAAGATCGCCACGAGCTCAGACGCAAGCTGCGGCGCCTCGAACGAGCGAAGTCGGCCCGTTTCTATACTATCCTTAAACAAGAGCAGCTGCGCCAGGCTTTGGAGGGTTTCTTTGAGTTGTTTAAAATAAGCGGAGATGCTAAGGCGGGGTTCATGTCCGACCAGAGGAGGGGCTTCTTTGAAACAATGGCACACTCTTTATCAGAGGAAGGCCACATCAGATTGTCCTTCCTCGAGTTAGGAGGGATTCCAGTGGCCTCTGCACTATGCTTCGACTATGAGAATGAGCTTTATCTATATAACAGTGGGTACAATCGAGACTATGCTTCCTATAGCGTGGGCTTGATAGTCAAAGTATTCTGTATCAAAGAGGGCATCTCTGAGGGAAAGAAGCGCTTCGATTTTCTCCGGGGTGCCGAGCCCTATAAATATGACCTCGGTGGCCAGGATGTGCCTTTATATCGCTGTTTGATTTCGAGGGGCTGA
- a CDS encoding MBL fold metallo-hydrolase: protein MSYSYTVGYDDLGSEMSWQYNGEVRIKKLEIQPFGTNCYIVVCPISGEAVIIDTPGEASRILAQTKDMRVTYVIITHTHPDHLGAFSEVRDKLKAPIAIHPLEAAVLPAPPDLTLDDSDVVNFGMVSLKVLHTPGHSAGSLCLLTGKHLFSGDTLFPGGPGKTGTPAAFEQIVNSITEKLFTLPDDTLVYPGHGEDTILGKEKQEFAVFSSRAPTAGLCGDVLWLSS from the coding sequence GTGTCTTATAGTTACACTGTCGGCTATGACGACTTGGGCAGTGAAATGAGCTGGCAGTACAACGGAGAAGTTCGAATCAAGAAGCTGGAGATCCAACCCTTCGGCACGAATTGCTACATTGTGGTTTGCCCTATAAGTGGGGAGGCTGTGATCATAGATACCCCAGGAGAGGCTTCTAGGATTCTAGCCCAAACGAAGGACATGCGGGTAACATACGTAATAATTACACATACCCATCCCGATCACTTAGGAGCTTTTAGCGAGGTGAGGGATAAGCTCAAGGCCCCTATAGCCATTCACCCTTTAGAAGCAGCAGTTCTTCCTGCACCACCTGACCTCACCTTGGATGATAGCGATGTTGTGAACTTCGGCATGGTGAGCTTAAAGGTGCTGCATACCCCTGGCCATTCAGCGGGCAGCCTGTGCCTGCTCACTGGGAAGCACCTCTTCTCCGGTGATACCCTTTTCCCTGGGGGCCCGGGTAAGACGGGGACACCCGCAGCCTTTGAGCAGATCGTTAATTCGATCACTGAAAAACTCTTTACCCTACCCGATGATACACTGGTCTATCCCGGCCATGGCGAAGATACCATCCTGGGTAAGGAAAAACAAGAATTTGCCGTTTTTTCAAGCCGCGCCCCAACTGCAGGGCTCTGTGGTGATGTGCTATGGCTTTCTTCCTGA
- a CDS encoding DinB family protein, producing the protein MEWYDLLADGYGRVLEFLENVLDGLNKDELNWQPHQDCNSIGWLTWHLTRQHDAQMASLMGKEQLWIEEKWYAKFNRSADLQDIGFGHTPGQVAAFESPDIQTLLDYHRAVLERSKQYFLTLSITDLDQKIDEPWFQPLPTVGVRLISILEDSLLHAGQAAYVRGLRQGKGWQKY; encoded by the coding sequence ATGGAATGGTACGATCTGCTGGCTGACGGTTATGGGCGTGTGCTCGAGTTCCTCGAGAATGTGCTTGACGGACTTAATAAGGACGAATTGAACTGGCAGCCCCACCAGGATTGCAATAGCATTGGCTGGTTGACTTGGCATCTGACGCGTCAGCATGATGCCCAAATGGCTTCTTTGATGGGGAAGGAGCAATTGTGGATCGAGGAGAAATGGTACGCCAAGTTCAATCGATCAGCTGACCTTCAGGATATTGGATTCGGTCACACACCGGGGCAGGTGGCAGCGTTTGAATCTCCCGATATTCAGACGCTACTTGACTACCATCGCGCGGTACTAGAACGCTCAAAACAGTACTTCCTTACTCTATCAATAACTGACCTTGACCAAAAGATTGATGAACCGTGGTTTCAGCCGTTACCCACGGTTGGCGTCCGTCTAATCAGCATCTTAGAAGATAGTCTACTACATGCGGGCCAAGCGGCTTATGTCCGCGGACTACGCCAAGGCAAAGGATGGCAAAAGTACTGA
- a CDS encoding acetoacetate decarboxylase family protein, whose amino-acid sequence MVLKIGVSTPFDAPLYDLNPERGIEYRNCEALAAVFLIDGKVDDILPEGLEPYSDPPQGAIWISRYPFSTVGTYNEHISMIIVRDVHGEMGYYIPYIYVTNDAAMAAGREWAGAPKKMADISLENEYDLIQGTLERPSGKRLITFTFKPVERAGGSVVDAYIPYPIPLLSVRHVPFVKNPSGGLTHLTQLISWYAEVDFHKDPKGEKAVWIGPASITYDSPSLSDPVHKLKIDEVLAGLYFQFDMKLNVKEVQKEY is encoded by the coding sequence ATGGTTTTAAAAATAGGTGTGTCCACCCCTTTCGATGCTCCACTCTATGATTTGAACCCCGAGAGAGGTATTGAGTACAGAAATTGCGAGGCGCTAGCTGCCGTTTTTCTGATCGATGGAAAGGTGGATGATATTCTGCCGGAGGGGCTTGAGCCATACAGTGATCCTCCCCAAGGCGCGATATGGATATCCAGGTACCCTTTCAGCACTGTAGGAACATACAATGAGCACATTTCGATGATCATAGTAAGAGACGTACATGGAGAAATGGGATACTACATCCCCTATATCTATGTGACCAATGACGCTGCTATGGCCGCCGGAAGGGAGTGGGCGGGAGCGCCCAAGAAGATGGCGGATATAAGTCTTGAGAATGAATATGACCTTATACAGGGAACCCTGGAGCGGCCATCAGGTAAAAGGCTGATCACCTTTACCTTCAAGCCAGTAGAGCGGGCAGGTGGCAGTGTAGTAGATGCGTACATCCCGTATCCAATCCCCTTACTGTCCGTCAGACATGTTCCTTTTGTGAAGAATCCTAGCGGGGGTCTAACGCATCTTACGCAGTTGATAAGCTGGTATGCGGAGGTGGACTTCCACAAGGATCCCAAGGGGGAGAAAGCGGTATGGATTGGCCCGGCATCTATTACTTATGACTCACCCTCTCTGTCTGATCCTGTCCACAAACTCAAGATTGATGAGGTATTGGCTGGTCTCTACTTTCAGTTTGACATGAAGCTGAACGTTAAAGAGGTGCAGAAAGAGTACTAG
- a CDS encoding acyl-CoA dehydrogenase family protein: MYFEIDPLITEDKGLSLLRRETHRFAEEVMRPAAAALDSMSDPAKVIEEDSPYWDVLKQMKRLGYHKIFIDPDYGGLGLSATEAHIILEELGWGSVGLTTAIGVDQVPPGVASIFGMGDVIEKVVKPFVEDTEAEYHSCWGMTEPECGSDYIFLCEESFLPHVRELHPGQVRAVKDGDGWIINGPKSSWISSAPAATHVGLHVTLPPHDCLSNGAFCIVSLDQEGVTKGKPIDKLGLRDSPQGDLAFDNVHIPDDYMIIRPPFYEYRVGQIICVTSCFMAAAFTGLARAAFEEALKYSKDRVQGGKPLCEHQSVKQKLYRMFEMVESSRYYTRKVMEHVWSKIYIEKTFDASSRHALSAQIYGTNAAFEVAHEALQLHGGYGLTKDFLIEKLFRDARASLIMDGANDILSIAAAYNIVDEYKS, from the coding sequence ATGTACTTTGAAATAGACCCCCTAATCACAGAGGACAAGGGGTTGTCATTACTAAGACGGGAAACACATAGATTCGCTGAAGAGGTAATGAGGCCTGCTGCGGCGGCATTAGATAGTATGTCCGACCCGGCCAAGGTGATAGAAGAAGACTCACCATATTGGGATGTCTTAAAACAGATGAAGAGGTTGGGGTATCACAAGATCTTCATAGACCCGGACTACGGTGGTCTGGGATTGAGTGCAACGGAAGCTCATATAATTCTGGAAGAGCTCGGCTGGGGAAGTGTGGGGCTGACAACGGCGATAGGCGTGGATCAGGTCCCGCCTGGAGTGGCTTCGATATTTGGCATGGGAGATGTAATTGAAAAAGTGGTGAAGCCCTTTGTAGAAGATACAGAAGCCGAATACCACAGCTGCTGGGGTATGACCGAGCCCGAGTGTGGCTCAGATTACATCTTTCTTTGTGAAGAAAGCTTTCTTCCTCATGTAAGAGAGCTTCATCCCGGCCAAGTTAGAGCTGTGAAAGATGGCGATGGGTGGATCATAAACGGGCCCAAATCAAGCTGGATATCTTCAGCCCCTGCAGCGACACATGTAGGTCTCCACGTTACCCTGCCGCCTCATGATTGTCTTTCCAATGGGGCGTTTTGCATTGTCTCGCTTGATCAAGAGGGTGTGACCAAGGGGAAACCTATCGACAAGCTTGGGCTGAGGGACTCTCCACAAGGAGATCTCGCTTTTGATAATGTGCATATTCCGGATGACTACATGATCATCAGGCCCCCCTTCTATGAATACCGCGTAGGCCAGATAATCTGCGTAACGAGCTGTTTCATGGCGGCAGCATTTACCGGCCTAGCCCGGGCTGCCTTCGAGGAGGCACTGAAGTACTCCAAGGACAGGGTTCAGGGCGGCAAACCGCTATGCGAGCACCAATCGGTCAAGCAAAAGCTCTACCGGATGTTCGAAATGGTCGAGAGCTCTAGGTACTACACGAGAAAGGTAATGGAGCACGTCTGGAGCAAGATCTATATCGAGAAAACATTTGATGCTTCTTCCCGACATGCTCTTTCCGCACAAATATATGGCACAAATGCAGCCTTCGAGGTGGCTCATGAAGCTTTGCAGCTCCACGGAGGATACGGTCTCACCAAGGACTTTCTCATCGAAAAGCTCTTCAGGGATGCGCGGGCTTCATTAATAATGGATGGAGCCAACGATATCTTAAGCATTGCAGCTGCATATAACATTGTCGATGAGTATAAGAGTTAA